The nucleotide window CATcgtggaagagctcgaggagcATGCCATAGTAGGGATCCGAACGGAAGTGCTTTTTCAGCAAAAAGTAGATggccgcttcgagcatAAAGGCGTCGTTGATGGCGATGTTGCCGACACCTTCGACACGATACCAGCACGGTTGACCTCTGCGAGTGACGCTTGCATCCATCATATCATCTGCAACGAGGAAGTAGGCTTGCAGAAGCTCGATGCACCAGCCGAGAATGGCAGCCTTGAGATATTCGGGCTCGGTGAGCTCACGCGAAATCTTGCCAGTATCAGAATCTGTGCAGAGGAGGATCTCGACAGTGTCAACCACAGAGAGACCACGATTCAGCTTGCCTCCAGGCGTGTTGTAGTCGAGGTTGCGTCGGAACCAGTCGATGGCCTCGGCAGGCATCTTTTCCGATGTAAGGTAAGCGGtgagctcctcgaccaAGAGCGGAAAGACAGACTCGAaacgcttgcgcttctggATCTTCAGCTGTGCCTTGTCGGCAAGAGCCTGAGCGTCTACGTTTGACATGTTGAAGCGGAAACGAAGTTGTCCAAGGGGGCTGGTGATGAAGAGGGACACGATGCGGGAAGGATGAAGCTGAACGAGCGTTGTCTCAACGCGGGAAGATGGTCTCACTTCTTCCTGACGAGCGTGTTGGTCTTGTGTCTGGATTTGCACACGCTGCCAAAGTGGTCTGATCTCCGAGACTCcgcaagccaagcgcaaCATGCAGATCGCCGATTTCAGTGACATAgttacgattcacgattcgtgattcgtgattttgtgTAGGAGCTCTGATGagcgtgagtcgtgagtcagtcgtgagtgctgaGTGCTAACCCTAAAATTGAGCCCACATGTTAAGTTAGGATATTGGTGTTCTTCAGGGTTCAGTTTGCAGGCGagcaggcacgaggcacgaggcacgaggcacgagagTTGTGCAACACgagccaagaagaacacACACTTGGTGTCGCCTACCAACATCACCTTCTCAGGTATTCTCaggcttcttcttcttcccTCGGTGTGCTCGCTCACGTCACCACCAGTTTGCTCGAGTCACCATCAGGTCAGAACTGGTAGGAGAATGACCTCGCCGCACGTACTCTACTATTGCTCCTGCAACCAGTACCACACCAACGCTGCGCTTCGCCCCGGTTCGTCGCTTGCATCACCTCCGCCAGGGTTACCAGCCTATTCCCCCGCCTCAAGATACGCCTTTCATCCACTCGAATCGCTCTACTTCTGCGACGAATGCGACCAGATCAGATGCAACCGATGCGTCACCGTAGATATCTCGAGCTACTACTGCCCCAATTGCCTCTTTGAGGTGCCTGGTGCTAGCGTCAAGGCCGAAAAGAACCGTTGCGCCAGGAACTGTTTTGAATGTCCTTGTTGCCAACATACACTATCAGTTGTGGCCAGCGATCCCGACTCTAAGTCCGTGCGTGGTCTCGACCCCACTGACCCAGCTGCTAGCCAGGGTGAGCCGCCCTACTTTCTTGCATGCTCAGTCTGTCGCTGGGACTCCAAGTCGGTCGGGCTCGTCTTTGAAAAGCCAACCGGACTCAGTTTGCAGCTTCAGCGCTCCGAAGAGAATGCTGCAGATGTTCTCGAATTCGACCGGCTCAAAGATCATTTTGACCCTTACCTTAAGGCGCAGACGCAAGCAGCCATCACATCAGCTGCCGTCGGATCGGGCAGCTCCTCTCGTGCTCGTTCGCTACCAGCTTCAACTGTCTCTGCAGCCCAAgcatcgtcttcatccAGCGCTGAAGCTTCTACCCGAAGCGCAAGAGCAACTGCTGCACGCAAcgcggctgctgccgcccTGCAGTCGTCCAAGCTTGTCCAAGATCTACCTCATCTAGCACACTCGAAACATGCCGCAAATTCTGCTCGCTCCGCACCCATCGAACCTGACGAGCTCAAAACGTATCGCGCTCTGAATCCATGGCAGCCTGTCGACGATGGTCGAAGCCGATCAAGCGGacatgcagcagcatctaTGGGCGTGGTGGCCAAGCGTGAAAAGCATCGAAGAGACTACGTTGCGCGCGTCCAATTAGGTGTAAATCAGCCCTTCGCGTCGCTAGATGCCAAGATCTCATCCCTCGAGCAACGATGGTCCTCGGTCTCAATAGCAGACCAGCCGGTCCGTGCCGCAGAGTTACGTCCTAACAGAGTATCTCTCAAATCCAAGCTTTCCAAAAGGTGCCCGGCGTGTCGGCACATTGTCATCAAGCCGGACATCAAGGCGGCATCGAACCGCTTCAAGATCAAACTCGTAGCACTCAACTTTTTGCCCGAGATTCAGATCGCTCTGGCTGACCAACAACCGTATCTTGACGCCCTTCGCTTCCGCTCGACCGGGGTCACGGGCTCAAACCTGATGGGAGCGGCGTCGACATCCAGTTCTCTCCGACGAAGGCCTCAATCAGTGCTCGTATCTGGAGCGGATTCGCTCGGCCCGGCCTCGTCCCTATTTAACGCGTCGCAAGACGTTGACGTTAATCGACTGATTGCAGGACAAACGTACAGCTACCAGATTGCTGTCACAAATCCGCTGGATGAtccagtcgagctcgacatgagCTTTGTCCGCTTCGCCAATGCGTCGTTGAGCAgaggtgctgcagcggtCCAACCTTTACCAGAACCGAAGTACATCTTTTCTTGGAACTACAGCAACAATACTTCTTCAGCACCCTCGCACGTCAAGCCGAGTGAAGGGCCATCTCGTCCGACCAGACGcgctcggcttggctgGCAGGTATACCCATCTACTACTAGCATTTCATTGAATGCTTTCAACGAAGTCTGggagctcgaggatgccgaAGAACTGTACCACTCCAAAactgagctcgagacgcatCCGGAATCCCTCGATGGCTCCTCGCCGCGTCGGAGCGCTGTAAAGACTGCATATGTCGACGGCGCCGGACGCTTGGGCTGCACAAACGAGCCGGCTTGGGTGATTCAAGAAcacgaggacgatgaggacgacACCAAATCGAACCGCACTGTGCAACGCAAACCGTTCCTTCAGAAGGGACACACAACTATCTTCTATCTCGACCTGGTCGTTTCAGCCACTGAGTTGCCAAAGCCGGGCCCAATCGAAATTGGTATGCACGTCACTTATCGCTACACTGGTGGCGCGAACCAACCAAGTAGCCAAGGTTTGGCCACAGCTGGTAAAGATTTTTCTTTCTGGACCTCGATCCGACTCGGATCTGTTGTAGGACGCGACGAgcgtgacgagcgagaatGAAAAGTCGGGTCGACTGCACTGCTCTACGGATGCCTGGCATGCACGCCTCGCCTAGCATGTCGACCTCGCagtgctgcagcttgcgaGGTTTCCGAAGCTCGAAACATGATACCAGCGCAGTTAAGGCCGTGCTTCAGAGGACGGAGCGAGATGCTTTCGGTCCTAGTCTGGGTGGCTCATCTTTTACACTTGCTCAATGTGAATCTTGGCACCTTGACGACGCCTTTTCCAGGCAGCATTCTGACATACTCAGCTGCTCCTGGCATCGTGTCATTGGAGAAGAGTGTGCGTACGTTGTATTACCTCGTAATTTTTCGGATCAATCACGGCAACTCTGAGCAAACATACAGTACATATTGAGTTTGTTGACCGTTCGCTGAAATGCTGTGGCGCCTCGGACATCAAACCTCGTGATGAAAAGGACGTTCCATGAGAAATGCCAGGCTTGCCGGAGCATCTACGGCTATAACGCGGACAAATAGATTGGCAGTCGCTCCAACGACGAGACCTGGCATTTATCGTCGACTTGTACGCGCCCATGGACCATGCTTGGACTATGCGAGAGCACATTCGTGGTTTTTGATTCACGTATTGGTTGCATCCGAGACCGCGCCCGAGGCTGAGCTGTGTGTGCCTTGGCTCGTTGGCTCCTGCCACTCATCCGCTGTCCTCGCCGTGAGTAGCAGCACTGCATGGACCCACATGATCGATAACTCCGATTTCTTCGACCGTCCGCAAGAGTGCCAGCGAGAGATACGACGCTCCAAAGCATAAATTCGCCTGGCACTGTGATGCTTAACTTCGGAAGACCTTGTGCATCACCTCTGTCCCCGTCCATCTGACCTTGCAATCCAAGACTCTGCGACTAacgactcgcgactcacgactctgtgacCTTCACTCGCTCTACTAATTGGGTGTGCGCACTGCACTGACCTTGGACTCTATGACTCTGATCGCGGGTCTTCCATCGTGGTTCAAAGACTACCAGCAACAACGATACGCAAATCACAGGTAAAATACAAGGTTCTGGGGAGAAGGTATCAAACGTTCGCTGTAATCGTGAAACACGAATGTATTTCGCTGTAAGAAGAACAAAGAAACACGATCAGATTCGCAAAAAATGAGGGTGGCTTGCCGGCCGGTGTCAAGCCTGCCCATTCACGGAGTGGAGCGTGCGGAAGCGAGTCGATCGTTTGCGACGAGCCTGAAAACTGACGCATTGATCGTCGCTgtcatcctcctcctcgttTCCAATCGGCGCTCCTGAGCCGGAAAGCATTGCATGCTTGGCAGAGATGGAGTCAAGCTCATCCTGGCGAGACGCGTCTTCCTCAGCGTCCGCAAATTGCGACTCTTCCGTCGCGGGCATTGCGTTTGGCATTACGTTTTCAAAAACTTCCTCCGGCACTTTTACATCCTTTGTTTCCGATGGCACACCACCAACATCGGATCGTGTAGCCTGGGTCTCTGTGGCTGATGCAGCTCGCGACGATCCGTCCGAGCCATGCAGTCGATGCGAAGCGGACCGAGACACGCTCCCTGAGCTTGTTGGAGTTGATTCGTACACGCGGCCTTCCTTCACCATTGGGTCTGGAAGAGTGTCATGGCCGACACTGAGCTCAGTAAAGTCAGCTTTCCGCAGTGCAGCTGCCTCACTCGACAGGGTAGCGCCCATCGCAAATGTCTGGCATATCGGCGCTGCAGTCTCGTTGCCAGCACTCGCAGGACCAGCTGAAACATGATTGTCCGGCAAGGCCGAAGACGCAGCAGGCGACAGGATGTGCTGATACGGCGGCTTGAACACGTTGTAACCGCCTTCAACCGAGGGCGTGAGAATGTCGTTGGAACTATCGCTACCGCTCGATCCTTTGCGACAGTAAGCCTCAGGAAGGAAGGCTGCGTGCGCCATATCGACACGCTCGCCGTCACCGTGGTGAACGGTCCAACCTTGACCCGAATTGACCAACATGGGCCCCAGGCTCGCGGTATGTACATCGTCAAGATCATCCGAGAGATCATCATCCGAAAGTTCcagctcaagatcgacatcGTCATTCTCGTTATAACTAAGATCTTCTGGAGGCGCGTCAAAGTGACGACGCCGGCCAAGCCGATCGAAAGCGAACGGCTGCGCGGCGTCCGATCCCGATCCAGCCAAGGGCGACGATGGCTGGCTGAGAGCGCTGAATGCACTTTGGGAAAGACTGGCGCTTTCCATGGGCCCAGTAAGCACCTCCGTAGACAAGCTTGGAGCACCGCCAAGGCCACctctgctgttgttgccaGGCACGGGCGCACTTGTCGGTGTGCCCGACTCAGGTCGAGCTCCAGCTTGCTGGGTTGCGCTGTGAGTATCGACTGAGAGCGGTCCCATGCTACCCACAGCAGAAGTGACACCTGgtctggcgctgctggcagTGCTACCgatgcttccgcttcgTTTGGAGACACTCGTGCTAAGCACGCTTGAAGGGAAGGGTGGTGCATCCCTTGAGCCCCGAGTGCTGGGCCTAGAAGAGCTGAGATTACGATCGTCACCGCCAGCGATGAGCCAACTGCCGCGCAAGAAGTCACCGAGACGATGGCGGCCTGAAACGCGCGAGGCTTGCGAGATGCTCAATGTCGAAGATCTGCCTTCCGAGTCCACGGAGCGTCGCGGTGAAGCGGCACGCTGCAGATGCGCATCGTGATGGCCGGAGCCCTGTCGACTTGTGGCGCGATGGATCGACGGCATTCGAGGCGAAGAAGGATGAAGCGAAGGCGAGGCCGAGGTCGCACTCACCCGACGAGCGGCGCCATGCGTATCAGAAGAGATGCGCTGCGGTATTTCGGGGCCAGCGTCGAGCCGCAGACCTGCGCTGCTTGTAGACTGTGCTGACGCTTTGCGGTAAGATGCGAGTTTCGGTGGCCTCATGGTGCCATCATCTGAACCACCGACGAGCAGGGGGGGAGGAAGCATGGGCGAAAAGCTGGTAGCTTGATCATGAACCTCGGTTGTATTGTCTTGAAAAACACGGGGCGATGTCTGAAGTGCAGAAAGCGCCTGGCTGGCGGTGGACTTGCTCGGCGTATCTGAGCTGTTGATGCGTGGCGATTCTGAAGCGACAGAGTCCGATTCGTCATTGCGATAAGCTGCAGTGAGAGCACGAAGAGCGGTAGCTCCGTCGCGTCTACCCACCGAGTTGGCGCTCTTCTGTCGCGAAAAGAACATGTGACCCTTGAGAGGGGTGCGCGGTAACCGTACCGATGAGGTGGAAGGACCCGATTGGTTTGACGAGTCAAAGGGGGCAACAGGCATTGTAGCGACGTTGTCTGAGCCTGGGGTTCGACTAGGATGGGGCGAACTAGCACCAGAATTCGACTGCAGATCGGCATGGAAGGAAGAGGCTGCCGATGAATGGTTTACGGATTTgctgcgtcgtcgtccgccAGCAAAagagtcgagcagcttggactGCCACCTCTTAACGCGttgcttgagcttggaaAAGCCTGTCAGggcatcctcgacgtcggcatGAGAAATTTCGACGAAGGGCATGTGTTGTGGATCGGTCTCTGAGAGCCAAGCAGGCGCGTCTTGCAGACCACGAGTGACCCACGGATGTTTCTTGACGTCTTCTAGGGTGATGCGCTTGGTAGGATCCTTTTCAAGCAAGCGGTCCAACAAGTCGCGCAACTGGCGTGCATCCTCTTCCAGGCTGTCCGGGTCGACATCCGGACAGAGCTCAGAAGGGCTTGCTGGCTGAGCATCGGCTTCCTCGTCTACCCACTGTGATCGAGACTGCCATCGGGGTTTTCTCGGCCCGACACGGACTCGATCTGCTCCCATAAAGGTAGGGATGGAATAATCGGTGCTCGGGATGACGGCGAACAAGGCGTATTCGGACTCGGCTGTGAATGGGGTCGTACCGAACAACAGGCAGTAGAGCGTGACACCCAGGGCCCAAATATCAATGGCTTTAGTCACTTTGGGTCGTGTAGGTGGTCTTGCAagcgtggtggtggcggcaTCAGCTGGAGAGGCTGCATTGGAGCCGCTTGTCAGATCGGTGGAATGAATAGTCGAGGAAAAAGAAGACATGCAGAGCTCGGGTGCGAAGAAGGCGGGACTTCCGGCcgtcttggcgagctcgcgGTCGTCGGCGAGACTTGGATCAGACAAAGAAGATGTAAGCTGCGTGTTGAGTCTACTGGATGAGGAAGATGCAGATGAAGCGGCAGCGTGATCATTGGCGATCATCATGGCATAGCTGAAATGAGAGACACCAAAATCTGATATCTTGACGCGGTGGTGATTATCCCAGAGCAAGTTGGCAGGCTTGATGTCGCGATGAATGATGCCCTGGTAGTGAAGATACTCGAGCCCGCAGACGACATCGCGAAGAACTTGACGGGATTGATCTACGGTGAGCGCGGGATGTCCTTGGTCGTCTTTCCAGACCACTTCACCTCCCTCCATGAACTCGAGCACCATAAAGATCTTTTTGCTCTGCGGATCGTCGATGACCTCTTTGAGCTGGACGACGTTGTCGTGACTGCACTTTTTCATGATGGCGATTTCTCGGCGAACTTTTTGATCTGTAGTCCAAAGAAGCGCCTTTCTCGCTTTCTCCCGCTCCTTTTCGCGACGACGCTCGGCGTCCCTGTCGGACGGACCCCATCGTGAGAGGCCAaaagcagaggcagaagGCGAGCGCGGCAGGTTGGGTATAGGAGCAAACTGGGTTGAGGGGCTGGTGGAGACGCCCTTGACTGTTGTAGAGGCTGAGTCTTCATGCGGTGAGTCAGAGCTGGGATGGAGGTCATTCCCCTCTTGTTGGGCGGGAGAAGTTGGTGGGTCGAAGTGAGCAGGAGACAGACGCGAGGGATCCTTGGTGCGATTGTTACGGTTGAGCAAACCTAGGCCTGCACCGAGCCGCTTGCGCGCTTCCCTCTCAACGATTTTGACGGCTACGCGCTCGCCAGTTTCGAGATCTCGAGCGAGGCGCACCTTTCCGTGAACACCTCGTCCAAGTTCACCCTCGATGAGATACTGGTTAACCATTCGACGACTGCTGGTGTGAGTTTGAATGTCNNNNNNNNNNNNNNNNNNNNNNNNNNNNNNNNNNNNNNNNNNNNNNNNNNNNNNNNNNNNNNNNNNNNNNNNNNNNNNNNNNNNNNNNNNNNNNNNNNNNAAGAGCGACCCGAGACAGGGGGCGAGCTGTACGCGCTGGCACTGGTGGAAGGTAACGGACTGTGATCTGGCGCGTTGGAGGGAGGCGAGCCGGTGGACAACTTGGTTCGGCCATTGAATAGTTGGTGATGCATATGCTGGTGAAGGAGCTGCTGTTGAATCTGCTGGGAGTAGAGATGGAGCTCGCTCATGGCGGAACGCGCTGGTGTTGAGGAACCAGAGACGACCGAAGGCGAGATAGATGCAGAGGGGCTCGAGGGATCATGGGCGCTGAGAAGGGGAGGTGATGTGCTGGCGGGTGCAAGTCTATGGGCGTTTGCATCGTGACTGGAAGTGATCAAGACCGGGTGAGCGAGATCTTTCGAGTCAGAGGGGCGTGCAGGCGCGCTGTACAGGTGGAGCGGAGATGAAACGCCAACTGTATCGTTGGGAGGCGCAACACTGCTGGAAGTTGGAGCGGGGCCAGCAGCGCCCAAGACGTGCCCGGCCATAGCGAGGCTGAGGGTGGGGTAGGTGGGGCTGGAGGCAGATGCACTGGTATCGCACACGGCACCGTGCGAAGCTGCGCCGTCGACAGGAGCTAAAGATCGAGCTTCAAGCTGGGCTTGGAGTGATGCAGGGCTGACGGTGGCGACGTTGGTAGACGGAGTTGTTGCCATTGCCGCGGGAGGCGTGGAGGCCTGGTCCAGACTTGGTGAGGCCATAAATCAGAGAGATCTGGACAGTAGACCGGTAGAGCTACGCCAAAGCGAACGACAACGCTAAAGAGCTTAAGGAGAGAGATGCATTGTAGATGCTCACGTCGATCGGCCGAGGTGCTATCGTAcgtcgatcaagatgaGGTAGAGAGGGGAGCCAAGATGACCTAAAGCGGTGGAGAGAACGGTGTGGATACTGCCGCTGTTTGACAAAGACTGAATGCAGTCTGAGGACGGCGAGCGATGCAATGGTGTTTGGGCTCGTGCAGAGGAACGATCGAGAGCGACGGTGGAGGCGACGGAATCTGTGAGGGTTAGGTGTCTGTGGTGCGATGGTGTGTACAATTCGCAAAACAGATCAATCAAGTCGAAGCAAGCTGAAGGGGCCGATGTGGTGAACCAAGCCAACGGAAGCCAGCCGAAAAGGCGAGCCGAGCGAAATATCAAGGGTTGAGTCGTAAGTGTGTCAAGGCGTGTGTGTGCCGTGTGTGCCAGATCGAAGGAAAGGGTGCTGCTACAGTGACAGCATGGTGAACCAGTCACAGTCTGGAGTAAGTTagtgagtgtgagtgtgagaCTTGAGTGTGACCTCGGAAGAGCGCGATGGAATCATGAAATGATTCGTGTAGTGCAGTGCAGAAcagcacagtcacagaTTACCTTAACtgtgcaatcacgaatcaagaataCTGTACAGCCGAGACATTCAATTAAAGACTGAGCCGACTCGTGTCCAGCAGTCATGAGCGACAGAGTGAGTGACTAACTTTTTTCAGAGTGTGGTATTTCGCCTGTCTCTCTGTGTGATTCGCCAATCCAAACTGCTGCATTGCGTCGAGGCGAGGTTGTGCGTGGCGAGAGCCCTGATTCGAGTTGCTGCACAGTTACACTCGACGCGCATTTTTAGCTCAGTATCGGTGCTACCGAGCTGgctcattcgtgattaacgattgccagtcgtgagtcgttAAGTTTGAGTGTCGCTCAACACCGATTCGCTGAGCTTCCGCGCCGGACTGGAACGTTgtacactcgtgactagtCATCATGAAAACCACACGTCACACCAGTCATCAGTCGGGAGTGGCTGGCAAACAAATCACgcgaaatcgtgaatctggtGCTCTTGCGTCGGTGCTACTGTATCTTAAAAAGAACGGCCTCTCGTGTCTTTACCGTCACGTCAAGCCAGACTTAACGGTGAAGTAACGCTAACTGTGCATCACAACTCCGCGGTACAACCATACTACCATTGCTCGATACGCGTGACAGCCCTTGGTTGGTGCCCCACCGTCAGTGCTTAAtgcaagcaagcgcaaaaGCAATCCATAGCTTTCGTCATCGCATCCTTTTGGGTAAAGGAACCGAGCTTAATCTCGGAActgagcttggcttggaaTGGCTTGATGTAGATATTGAGTTCGAGTTGCTGTAAGAACAACAACTCTCGTCTTGATAATCGGCGCTCTTAAATCAGAatcaagatggcgagaTGGCGGATCAGCCAGCCACCTTTTACGCGTGTCGCTCACAGCTTGCACCTCACGCCTGTTTCGCTCAACGCACGGCTGACCCCAGAATCTGAAACCTCGATCAACTCTAACAACTCGAAATTTCATCTCCGATCTTGACGTGCATCCTCGCTCACCGTGCAcctctcgtgtctcttTTTGTGAAGCTCACGCTTCTGTCACAGGACTCTCTCACCAGACACGTCTGgcccagtcacgagtcgtgagttttCCGTGATGCATGAACGATTCAAAATCTGAATCGTGGTGCGTGTAAGTTATCTACGATTGATCCTCGCTTTTTTGCCCGTTCACGTCACCATCTCCGGCATGCCACAAAAAGCTTGTTCCCTGGCGAGAAACTCATCGGGACCCGATCTGTTAACAACACCACCGATCGTGCCTCTCCCCTCGCTTCGATCTTGCGTTCTTGCGATCTTGCGCCAACAACCACCTGACAGCTCGTCCATATTGTAGTATTGATATACGTTTCGAATGCCTC belongs to Mycosarcoma maydis chromosome 3, whole genome shotgun sequence and includes:
- a CDS encoding putative bifunctional (2E,6E)-farnesyl diphosphate synthase/dimethylallyltranstransferase, whose protein sequence is MSNVDAQALADKAQLKIQKRKRFESVFPLLVEELTAYLTSEKMPAEAIDWFRRNLDYNTPGGKLNRGLSVVDTVEILLCTDSDTGKISRELTEPEYLKAAILGWCIELLQAYFLVADDMMDASVTRRGQPCWYRVEGVGNIAINDAFMLEAAIYFLLKKHFRSDPYYGMLLELFHDVTFQTELGQLIDLITAPEDSVDLSKFSLQKHHLIVVYKTAFYSFYLPVALAMRMAGVTDETLYKQALDILLPMGEYFQVQDDFLDCYGTPEQIGKIGTDIFDNKCSWNINIALQNATPEQRQILDQNYGKKDAECEKRVKEVFNQPNIDLPARFQKYEAESYEQINTLINNLS
- a CDS encoding uncharacterized protein (related to dynactin subunit p62) — protein: MTSPHVLYYCSCNQYHTNAALRPGSSLASPPPGLPAYSPASRYAFHPLESLYFCDECDQIRCNRCVTVDISSYYCPNCLFEVPGASVKAEKNRCARNCFECPCCQHTLSVVASDPDSKSVRGLDPTDPAASQGEPPYFLACSVCRWDSKSVGLVFEKPTGLSLQLQRSEENAADVLEFDRLKDHFDPYLKAQTQAAITSAAVGSGSSSRARSLPASTVSAAQASSSSSAEASTRSARATAARNAAAAALQSSKLVQDLPHLAHSKHAANSARSAPIEPDELKTYRALNPWQPVDDGRSRSSGHAAASMGVVAKREKHRRDYVARVQLGVNQPFASLDAKISSLEQRWSSVSIADQPVRAAELRPNRVSLKSKLSKRCPACRHIVIKPDIKAASNRFKIKLVALNFLPEIQIALADQQPYLDALRFRSTGVTGSNLMGAASTSSSLRRRPQSVLVSGADSLGPASSLFNASQDVDVNRLIAGQTYSYQIAVTNPLDDPVELDMSFVRFANASLSRGAAAVQPLPEPKYIFSWNYSNNTSSAPSHVKPSEGPSRPTRRARLGWQVYPSTTSISLNAFNEVWELEDAEELYHSKTELETHPESLDGSSPRRSAVKTAYVDGAGRLGCTNEPAWVIQEHEDDEDDTKSNRTVQRKPFLQKGHTTIFYLDLVVSATELPKPGPIEIGMHVTYRYTGGANQPSSQGLATAGKDFSFWTSIRLGSVVGRDERDERE
- a CDS encoding uncharacterized protein (related to Serine/threonine-protein kinase) — encoded protein: MASPSLDQASTPPAAMATTPSTNVATVSPASLQAQLEARSLAPVDGAASHGAVCDTSASASSPTYPTLSLAMAGHVLGAAGPAPTSSSVAPPNDTVGVSSPLHLYSAPARPSDSKDLAHPVLITSSHDANAHRLAPASTSPPLLSAHDPSSPSASISPSVVSGSSTPARSAMSELHLYSQQIQQQLLHQHMHHQLFNGRTKLSTGSPPSNAPDHSPLPSTSASAYSSPPVSGRSDIQTHTSSRRMVNQYLIEGELGRGVHGKVRLARDLETGERVAVKIVEREARKRLGAGLGLLNRNNRTKDPSRLSPAHFDPPTSPAQQEGNDLHPSSDSPHEDSASTTVKGVSTSPSTQFAPIPNLPRSPSASAFGLSRWGPSDRDAERRREKEREKARKALLWTTDQKVRREIAIMKKCSHDNVVQLKEVIDDPQSKKIFMVLEFMEGGEVVWKDDQGHPALTVDQSRQVLRDVVCGLEYLHYQGIIHRDIKPANLLWDNHHRVKISDFGVSHFSYAMMIANDHAAASSASSSSSRLNTQLTSSLSDPSLADDRELAKTAGSPAFFAPELCMSSFSSTIHSTDLTSGSNAASPADAATTTLARPPTRPKVTKAIDIWALGVTLYCLLFGTTPFTAESEYALFAVIPSTDYSIPTFMGADRVRVGPRKPRWQSRSQWVDEEADAQPASPSELCPDVDPDSLEEDARQLRDLLDRLLEKDPTKRITLEDVKKHPWVTRGLQDAPAWLSETDPQHMPFVEISHADVEDALTGFSKLKQRVKRWQSKLLDSFAGGRRRSKSVNHSSAASSFHADLQSNSGASSPHPSRTPGSDNVATMPVAPFDSSNQSGPSTSSVRLPRTPLKGHMFFSRQKSANSVGRRDGATALRALTAAYRNDESDSVASESPRINSSDTPSKSTASQALSALQTSPRVFQDNTTEVHDQATSFSPMLPPPLLVGGSDDGTMRPPKLASYRKASAQSTSSAGLRLDAGPEIPQRISSDTHGAARRVSATSASPSLHPSSPRMPSIHRATSRQGSGHHDAHLQRAASPRRSVDSEGRSSTLSISQASRVSGRHRLGDFLRGSWLIAGGDDRNLSSSRPSTRGSRDAPPFPSSVLSTSVSKRSGSIGSTASSARPGVTSAVGSMGPLSVDTHSATQQAGARPESGTPTSAPVPGNNSRGGLGGAPSLSTEVLTGPMESASLSQSAFSALSQPSSPLAGSGSDAAQPFAFDRLGRRRHFDAPPEDLSYNENDDVDLELELSDDDLSDDLDDVHTASLGPMLVNSGQGWTVHHGDGERVDMAHAAFLPEAYCRKGSSGSDSSNDILTPSVEGGYNVFKPPYQHILSPAASSALPDNHVSAGPASAGNETAAPICQTFAMGATLSSEAAALRKADFTELSVGHDTLPDPMVKEGRVYESTPTSSGSVSRSASHRLHGSDGSSRAASATETQATRSDVGGVPSETKDVKVPEEVFENVMPNAMPATEESQFADAEEDASRQDELDSISAKHAMLSGSGAPIGNEEEDDSDDQCVSFQARRKRSTRFRTLHSVNGQA